A genomic window from Micromonospora sp. WMMA1947 includes:
- the map gene encoding type I methionyl aminopeptidase: protein MTVRAPLTPGTLSPWRAVPAHIPRPEYVGKKRPQEWRGSHVQTPETIEKMRVAGRLAAQATQLAGEHCKPGVTTDEIDRVVHEFLCDHGAYPSTLGYRGFPKSCCTSLNEVICHGIPDTTVLEDGDIINVDVTAYLNGVHGDTDATFCVGEVSEEARLLVERTHTAMMRGIKAIAPGRQINVIGRVIESYAKRFGYGVVRDFTGHGIGEAFHSGLYVPHYDSPRPTDVMEPGMTFTVEPMITLGTYQYDMWDDGWTVVTKDRRWTAQFEHTIVVTDDGYEILTLP, encoded by the coding sequence ATGACCGTCCGTGCGCCGCTGACCCCCGGCACGCTCTCCCCGTGGCGAGCGGTCCCCGCCCACATCCCGCGCCCGGAGTACGTGGGTAAGAAGCGCCCCCAGGAGTGGCGCGGCTCGCACGTGCAGACGCCGGAGACCATCGAGAAGATGCGCGTGGCGGGGCGTCTCGCCGCCCAGGCCACCCAGCTCGCCGGTGAGCACTGCAAGCCCGGCGTGACCACCGACGAGATCGACAGGGTGGTGCACGAGTTCCTCTGCGACCACGGCGCCTACCCGTCGACGCTCGGCTACCGGGGCTTTCCCAAGTCGTGCTGCACCAGCCTCAACGAGGTGATCTGCCACGGCATCCCGGACACCACCGTGCTCGAGGACGGCGACATCATCAACGTCGACGTCACCGCGTACCTGAACGGCGTGCACGGCGACACCGACGCCACGTTCTGCGTGGGTGAGGTGAGCGAGGAGGCCCGCCTGCTGGTCGAGCGGACCCACACGGCGATGATGCGCGGCATCAAGGCCATCGCGCCGGGGCGGCAGATCAACGTCATCGGCCGGGTCATCGAGTCGTACGCGAAGCGCTTCGGCTACGGCGTGGTCCGCGACTTCACCGGGCACGGCATCGGCGAGGCGTTCCACAGTGGCCTCTACGTGCCGCACTACGACAGCCCGCGCCCCACCGACGTGATGGAGCCCGGCATGACGTTCACCGTCGAGCCGATGATCACGCTCGGCACCTACCAGTACGACATGTGGGACGACGGCTGGACCGTGGTCACCAAGGACCGCCGGTGGACGGCCCAGTTCGAGCACACGATCGTCGTGACCGACGACGGCTACGAGATCCTGACGCTGCCGTGA
- a CDS encoding STAS domain-containing protein, producing the protein MDQGGAAPVFSVTAQVDGDQLRVQVTGEVDMATADTMFQTALREPAKQLTLDLRAVTFFDSAAIHAVVRLAQRFPAALTVLPSPQVRRVLDISGLGDQDWLART; encoded by the coding sequence GTGGATCAAGGGGGCGCGGCGCCCGTCTTCTCCGTGACGGCGCAGGTCGACGGCGACCAACTGCGCGTCCAGGTGACCGGCGAGGTCGACATGGCGACCGCCGACACCATGTTCCAGACCGCGCTCCGCGAGCCCGCCAAGCAGCTCACGCTCGACCTGCGGGCGGTCACCTTCTTCGACTCGGCCGCCATCCACGCGGTGGTCCGGCTCGCGCAGCGGTTCCCGGCCGCGCTCACCGTGCTGCCGTCCCCGCAGGTCCGGCGCGTGCTGGACATCTCCGGCCTGGGCGACCAGGACTGGCTCGCCCGCACCTGA
- a CDS encoding FUSC family protein, with the protein MGREPFRPSHGSGNDPVGAAWTAIRRTGRDTVRDRLRRVRLSLLVAVQCGVAAAVAWWVAKDLIHNPQPLFAPAVAVGTIASSVSQRFRRTLLLVAGVAVGIMLGDLLVSWVGQGYVQIGVIVAAAILVAVLLSDEGAFVTQVGGSAMVIAVLFPARTDIALPRFLDGVVGGAVGILVAVVVLPLNPIYRIRRAGRPLLNQMAAGLDRLADAALARDAELARQVLDTLRRLDTSDVETAMSGADEVVRLSPLRWHNQSALQGWRHGAILMIRSLLHSRDVALNLERAIRDDEPVPPSLAEAVRCLAEAARTVAAGWSPSTDRPSRSQRAAMSALRLAQEALRSGLRVSGINVANELTIIAVNTIRASGVRKRDAESLRRDLAPDTAGETGERHPASGPGRPEPGPGLSPGMGEAS; encoded by the coding sequence ATGGGGCGTGAGCCGTTCCGTCCTTCCCACGGCAGCGGGAACGACCCGGTAGGTGCGGCGTGGACGGCGATTCGCCGTACCGGCCGGGACACTGTGCGGGATCGGCTGCGGCGGGTGCGGTTGAGCCTGCTCGTGGCGGTGCAGTGCGGGGTGGCCGCCGCAGTCGCGTGGTGGGTCGCGAAGGACCTGATCCACAACCCGCAACCGCTGTTCGCGCCCGCCGTCGCGGTCGGCACCATCGCCAGTTCGGTGAGCCAGCGCTTCCGCCGTACGCTGCTGCTGGTCGCCGGCGTGGCGGTGGGCATCATGCTGGGCGACCTGCTGGTCTCCTGGGTCGGGCAGGGATACGTCCAGATCGGCGTCATCGTCGCCGCCGCGATCCTCGTCGCCGTCCTGCTCAGCGACGAGGGCGCGTTCGTCACCCAGGTCGGCGGCAGCGCGATGGTGATCGCCGTGCTGTTCCCGGCCCGGACCGACATCGCGCTGCCCCGCTTCCTCGACGGCGTCGTCGGTGGGGCGGTCGGCATCCTGGTCGCGGTCGTGGTGCTGCCCCTGAACCCGATCTACCGGATCCGGCGGGCCGGCCGGCCCCTGCTCAACCAGATGGCCGCCGGGCTGGACCGCCTGGCCGACGCGGCCCTGGCCCGGGACGCCGAGCTGGCCCGTCAGGTCCTCGACACGCTGCGCCGGCTCGACACCTCGGACGTGGAGACCGCGATGTCAGGCGCCGACGAGGTCGTCCGCCTCTCGCCGCTACGGTGGCACAACCAGAGCGCGCTGCAGGGGTGGCGGCACGGCGCCATCCTCATGATCCGGTCCCTGCTGCACAGCCGCGACGTCGCGCTCAACCTCGAACGCGCGATCCGTGACGACGAGCCCGTTCCGCCGTCGCTCGCCGAGGCCGTGCGGTGCCTGGCCGAGGCCGCGCGCACCGTCGCTGCGGGCTGGTCCCCGTCCACCGACCGGCCCTCCCGATCCCAGCGGGCCGCGATGTCGGCCCTCCGCCTCGCTCAGGAGGCGTTGCGCAGCGGCCTGCGCGTCAGCGGCATCAACGTGGCGAACGAACTCACCATCATCGCGGTGAACACGATCCGGGCGAGCGGGGTGCGCAAGCGCGACGCCGAGTCGCTGCGTCGTGATCTCGCCCCGGACACCGCGGGGGAGACGGGAGAGCGGCACCCCGCGTCGGGTCCGGGGCGGCCGGAACCGGGGCCGGGCCTGTCGCCCGGGATGGGAGAGGCCTCCTAG